In Deinococcus seoulensis, a genomic segment contains:
- a CDS encoding HNH endonuclease: protein MHYVILVSQAGQQTYDDSERHYTYPARYNAALAPLMAGEPTVVILYESRRAGSGRGLQAYIGWTVVTRPPEPAGQGLWVLTYDSPVVPLPRPVKQEEGGVVMEAWLGAFPLRERGVRQNGLSVRPVTEADAARIFAAAGLLGLTPSAAWTALDGEDAERRRVLVERAVRDRSFRAQVLAAYRWRCAVTGWQAPVDLSGGLLDAAHLRSVASGGADHVHNGVALTPTVHRLLDSGLIRVTFEEGQWRTRHGPEFGRLDLTGGGGSRLVIEDRAPLWLPPDPRLQPRPLLG from the coding sequence ATGCACTACGTGATCCTGGTCTCCCAGGCCGGTCAGCAGACGTACGACGACAGCGAACGCCACTACACCTACCCCGCCCGCTACAACGCCGCCCTGGCGCCCCTGATGGCCGGGGAGCCGACCGTGGTGATCCTGTACGAGTCCCGCCGCGCCGGGAGCGGCCGGGGCCTGCAGGCGTACATCGGGTGGACGGTCGTCACGCGCCCGCCGGAACCGGCGGGCCAGGGCCTGTGGGTCCTCACGTACGACAGTCCCGTCGTGCCGCTGCCCCGCCCCGTGAAGCAGGAGGAGGGCGGCGTGGTGATGGAGGCGTGGCTGGGCGCGTTCCCCCTCCGGGAACGCGGCGTCCGGCAGAACGGTCTCTCGGTTCGGCCGGTCACGGAGGCGGACGCCGCGCGGATCTTCGCGGCGGCCGGGCTGCTGGGCCTGACCCCGAGTGCCGCGTGGACCGCGTTGGACGGGGAGGACGCGGAGCGCCGCCGGGTGCTGGTGGAGCGGGCGGTGCGGGACCGGTCGTTCCGGGCGCAGGTGCTGGCCGCGTACCGCTGGCGGTGCGCGGTGACGGGCTGGCAGGCCCCGGTGGACCTGAGTGGGGGACTGCTGGACGCCGCGCACCTGCGGAGCGTGGCGTCGGGTGGCGCGGATCACGTGCATAACGGGGTGGCGCTCACGCCGACCGTGCACCGCCTGCTGGACAGCGGGTTGATCCGCGTGACGTTCGAGGAGGGACAGTGGCGCACGCGGCACGGGCCGGAGTTCGGCCGACTGGACCTGACGGGGGGCGGGGGGAGTCGGCTGGTGATCGAGGACCGCGCGCCGCTGTGGTTGCCCCCGGATCCCCGGCTGCAACCCCGGCCACTGCTGGGCTGA
- a CDS encoding iron-containing redox enzyme family protein, which yields MNERALTDLGIDPATLSAQDVMERLDARVEQLVRDMQGRPFFQDVMGDRLPPPVLRNVLREVYLDIALYQEHIIEASIALIGQLPRSLDVRLIEELLHHQAEEFDHGEMAVRDYVGLGGDEALARGRRMTPAAFGIAALRRMMVHTRDWPAWLGSLYVVECSTPILTGFVKDHFRTQGVPGRGLEFIDHHATADLEHAALLRNVLLEIAQAVPDAREGMLYGPEYYLQLYPGVSWEAAYRRALRATPEVGARELA from the coding sequence ATGAACGAACGGGCCCTGACCGACCTCGGCATTGACCCCGCTACTCTCAGCGCGCAGGACGTCATGGAGCGCCTCGACGCGCGGGTGGAACAACTCGTCCGCGACATGCAGGGCCGGCCGTTCTTCCAGGACGTCATGGGTGACCGCCTGCCCCCACCGGTCCTGCGGAATGTGCTTCGGGAAGTGTACCTGGACATCGCCCTGTACCAGGAGCACATCATCGAGGCGTCCATCGCCCTGATCGGCCAGTTGCCCAGGAGTCTCGACGTACGGCTGATCGAGGAACTCCTGCATCACCAGGCCGAGGAATTCGATCACGGGGAGATGGCGGTACGCGACTATGTCGGCCTGGGCGGCGACGAGGCGCTCGCGCGCGGACGGCGGATGACACCGGCCGCGTTCGGGATCGCCGCGCTGCGCCGCATGATGGTGCACACCCGCGACTGGCCAGCGTGGCTCGGGAGCCTGTACGTCGTGGAGTGCAGTACCCCCATCCTGACCGGGTTCGTGAAGGATCATTTCCGGACGCAGGGTGTCCCTGGGAGGGGACTGGAGTTCATCGACCACCATGCCACGGCTGACCTGGAGCATGCGGCGCTGCTCCGGAACGTCCTTCTTGAGATCGCCCAGGCCGTACCGGACGCACGCGAGGGCATGCTGTACGGCCCGGAGTACTACCTGCAGCTGTACCCCGGCGTGTCCTGGGAGGCCGCCTACCGGCGGGCGCTGCGGGCCACGCCAGAGGTGGGCGCGCGTGAACTGGCGTGA
- a CDS encoding class I SAM-dependent methyltransferase yields MTTIDSTVQLADEVLALFEAQRDWDAANRLWPALWSWRLTDPLGWPDRVTELRAHPLLAHLHACPFTHRAFHKPRGYAGDAVMLDHMYGLTLAFPHPASPGGRLYAYTTNSPAAQAVRARRSRLAALIDRAAARRPDARIVALAAGHGRELGQSEAVRRGQPITFVAVDQDPESLGELGRSYPDVRVEPVTGNIQDVITGDLTFDADVVYAAGLFDYLPDSAARRLTTRMAQMLRPGGEMLVANFVPDCPDIGFMEACMDWRLITRTEEQVRALFVDVPEPDRVVTDQDGYGTVTYGLWSRPT; encoded by the coding sequence ATGACCACGATCGATTCGACCGTTCAGCTCGCAGATGAGGTGCTGGCCCTGTTCGAGGCGCAGCGGGACTGGGACGCCGCCAACCGGTTGTGGCCAGCCCTGTGGTCCTGGCGTCTCACCGATCCGCTGGGCTGGCCTGACCGCGTCACGGAACTGCGCGCACATCCCCTGCTCGCGCACCTGCACGCCTGCCCATTCACGCACCGCGCCTTTCACAAACCCCGCGGGTACGCCGGGGACGCCGTGATGCTCGACCACATGTACGGCCTGACCCTGGCCTTCCCCCACCCGGCCTCGCCCGGGGGACGGTTGTACGCCTACACCACCAACAGTCCCGCCGCTCAGGCCGTCCGGGCGAGGCGCTCACGTCTGGCAGCCCTGATCGACCGGGCCGCGGCGCGGCGGCCGGACGCCCGCATCGTCGCCCTGGCCGCCGGACACGGACGGGAACTGGGGCAGTCCGAAGCGGTCCGCCGCGGCCAGCCGATCACGTTTGTGGCCGTGGATCAGGATCCGGAGAGCCTGGGTGAACTGGGCCGCAGCTACCCGGACGTGCGGGTCGAACCCGTCACCGGCAACATCCAGGACGTGATCACCGGTGACCTCACCTTCGACGCGGACGTCGTGTACGCCGCCGGGCTGTTCGACTACCTGCCGGACTCGGCGGCGCGGCGGCTCACGACCCGCATGGCGCAGATGCTCCGCCCGGGCGGGGAGATGCTGGTCGCGAACTTCGTGCCGGACTGCCCGGACATCGGTTTCATGGAGGCCTGCATGGACTGGCGGCTGATCACCCGCACCGAGGAGCAGGTGCGGGCCCTGTTCGTGGACGTTCCGGAACCGGACCGGGTCGTCACGGATCAGGACGGCTACGGCACCGTCACCTACGGCCTGTGGAGCCGGCCCACCTGA
- a CDS encoding N-acyl amino acid synthase FeeM domain-containing protein has protein sequence MVIGTCDGFTLSVARTPAELDLAAGIRYRAYRATGALPECASARFLDAFDQAPDARTVLVWHGDRPVAATRTLVSRDTARTDLTAALAFGDVIREVIPPQAVVIEANRFVVDPEVAGMNRRAIWPMIRANLMRCAFEEGDYFVAALRPAHLAFYARVLRLSVASEERVYPGLRTGMHLMTADLHTQVPLIMAEFTALQATHAEQSALFGEVSCVHPDHPHARPGL, from the coding sequence GTGGTGATCGGCACCTGTGACGGGTTCACGCTCAGCGTCGCGCGAACGCCCGCAGAACTGGACCTGGCGGCCGGCATCCGGTACCGGGCGTACCGCGCGACCGGCGCCCTGCCGGAATGCGCCTCCGCACGGTTCCTGGACGCGTTCGACCAGGCGCCCGATGCCCGCACGGTCCTCGTCTGGCACGGTGATCGCCCGGTCGCGGCCACCCGTACCCTGGTCTCCAGGGACACTGCTCGAACGGACCTGACGGCCGCCCTCGCGTTCGGGGACGTCATCCGTGAGGTGATCCCCCCGCAGGCCGTGGTGATCGAAGCGAACCGGTTCGTCGTGGACCCGGAGGTTGCGGGTATGAACCGGCGGGCCATCTGGCCGATGATCCGCGCAAACCTGATGCGCTGCGCCTTCGAGGAGGGCGACTACTTCGTGGCGGCGCTGCGCCCCGCGCACCTCGCGTTCTACGCCCGGGTGCTACGTCTCTCGGTCGCCTCGGAAGAGCGCGTGTATCCCGGCCTGCGCACTGGCATGCACCTGATGACGGCCGATCTGCACACGCAGGTGCCGCTCATCATGGCGGAATTCACTGCCCTGCAGGCCACGCACGCCGAGCAGTCTGCCCTGTTCGGGGAGGTGAGCTGTGTTCACCCTGACCACCCGCACGCGCGTCCAGGCCTCTGA
- a CDS encoding acyl-ACP desaturase, which translates to MLDVAITQELADLRPPASPFRLSRPERERLVQRSFHALYRWYTDRSQRTRNWNPDTSFDWRAYRRTHSPTVLQVLEGFYAVEQYAPDYTYELIRLVRQGYGRSQFVLRWGSEEEKHADLWRNTLLHSGQRTPEWIEAYTEELRARAWLLNWDEPIRNILYTVIQERATQLNYLNLAALARGEGKAGFEADHDLELARMAQTIAVDEAAHFAFFLAGAQLFLYYFPEETCEALLDVLKLFQMPAADLVPNYEAFTAALHDADLFGRRKYARDVVRVAIDALGVESLAALEAGVHERRNVPQEDGTLRSTQANFGVRFDVIESSLDGIFRRIGAFEHRVGLADVAPTRFERVVW; encoded by the coding sequence ATGCTTGATGTGGCGATCACCCAGGAACTCGCCGACCTTCGCCCGCCCGCCTCACCCTTCCGGCTCAGCCGGCCGGAACGCGAGCGGCTCGTGCAGCGGTCCTTTCACGCGCTGTACCGCTGGTACACGGACCGGTCCCAGCGCACCCGGAACTGGAATCCGGACACGTCCTTCGACTGGCGCGCGTACCGCCGCACGCATAGCCCCACTGTCCTGCAGGTCCTGGAAGGGTTCTACGCTGTCGAGCAGTACGCGCCGGACTACACGTATGAACTCATCCGTCTGGTCCGGCAGGGATATGGCCGGTCGCAGTTCGTGCTGCGCTGGGGCAGCGAGGAGGAGAAGCACGCCGACCTGTGGCGCAACACGCTCCTGCACTCCGGGCAGCGGACGCCCGAGTGGATCGAGGCGTACACGGAGGAGTTGCGGGCGCGGGCGTGGCTGCTGAACTGGGACGAACCGATCCGGAACATCCTGTACACCGTCATTCAGGAACGCGCCACGCAACTGAACTACCTCAACCTCGCCGCGCTCGCCCGCGGGGAAGGCAAAGCGGGATTCGAGGCGGACCACGACCTGGAACTGGCGCGGATGGCCCAGACCATCGCCGTAGACGAAGCGGCTCACTTCGCGTTCTTTCTCGCCGGCGCGCAGCTGTTCCTCTATTACTTTCCCGAGGAGACCTGTGAAGCGCTGCTGGACGTCCTGAAACTCTTCCAGATGCCGGCGGCGGATCTCGTGCCGAACTATGAGGCGTTCACGGCGGCGCTGCACGACGCGGACCTGTTCGGTCGGCGTAAGTACGCCCGGGACGTGGTGCGGGTCGCTATTGACGCACTGGGCGTGGAGAGCCTCGCGGCGCTCGAGGCGGGCGTGCATGAGCGGCGCAACGTCCCCCAGGAGGACGGCACGCTGCGGTCCACGCAGGCCAACTTCGGTGTGCGCTTCGATGTGATCGAGTCGTCCCTGGACGGCATCTTCCGGCGGATCGGGGCATTCGAGCACCGCGTTGGCCTCGCAGATGTCGCCCCAACGCGGTTCGAGCGGGTGGTGTGGTGA
- a CDS encoding DEAD/DEAH box helicase, with protein MPPTLRLDRGTLVMTDAPASVRDHFTWDDRSQSWRAPGHAYRDVVEALRAAGIPFKDSAAAFEPLVLGFAREVTPYAHQTRALNAWKRAGRRGVVVLPTGAGKTLVAQLALRDTPRSALICVPTLDLLHQWYAGLLAAFPDTPVGLLGGGSHDEAPLLVSTYDSAAIHAESLAGRYALQIFDEAHHLPSDFTRVIAEMGLAPYRLGLTATPKRSDGRERDLDRLVGPVVYEVAPGDLAGDTLAAYREVVIRVRLSPNEQQKYAELIALRNDFLRLNGIRLVSLDGWKKFILASGTPHGRRAMLAHREAKSMAYGTEGKLRVLEEILANHPQDRTLIFTDDNATVYRVSREFLIPAITHKTPIKERHALLEKFRSGEYRILVASRVLNEGVDVPEASVAVVLSGTATEREHIQRLGRILRRAEGKVAVLYEVITEGTSEERVSQQRRGQWQPGQGRAPSSFEDLNAPE; from the coding sequence ATGCCGCCCACCCTGCGCCTCGACCGGGGCACACTCGTCATGACGGACGCGCCCGCGTCCGTCCGTGATCACTTCACCTGGGATGACCGCAGCCAGTCCTGGCGGGCCCCCGGGCACGCCTACCGCGATGTGGTCGAAGCCCTGCGCGCCGCCGGGATCCCCTTCAAGGACAGCGCCGCGGCGTTCGAGCCGCTGGTGCTGGGCTTCGCGCGGGAGGTCACGCCGTACGCGCATCAGACGCGCGCCCTGAACGCCTGGAAACGCGCCGGTCGCCGCGGCGTGGTCGTCCTCCCCACCGGCGCCGGGAAGACCCTGGTCGCGCAGCTGGCGCTGCGGGACACGCCCCGCAGCGCCCTGATCTGCGTCCCCACCCTGGACCTGCTGCACCAGTGGTACGCGGGCCTGCTCGCGGCGTTCCCGGACACCCCGGTCGGGCTGCTGGGGGGCGGCAGTCACGACGAGGCGCCGCTGCTGGTGAGTACCTACGATTCCGCCGCGATTCACGCGGAGTCCCTGGCAGGGCGGTACGCCCTGCAGATCTTCGACGAGGCGCACCACCTGCCCAGTGACTTCACGCGGGTGATCGCGGAGATGGGCCTCGCCCCGTACCGCCTGGGGTTGACGGCCACGCCGAAACGCAGTGACGGGCGGGAGCGGGATCTCGACCGGCTGGTCGGGCCGGTGGTGTACGAGGTCGCCCCGGGCGACCTCGCGGGGGACACGCTCGCCGCGTACCGCGAGGTCGTGATCCGCGTGCGGCTCAGTCCGAACGAACAACAGAAGTACGCGGAGTTGATCGCGCTGCGCAACGACTTCCTGCGGCTGAACGGCATCCGGCTGGTGTCCCTGGACGGCTGGAAGAAGTTCATCCTGGCGAGCGGCACGCCGCACGGCCGGCGGGCCATGCTGGCCCACCGGGAAGCGAAATCCATGGCGTACGGGACCGAGGGGAAACTGCGGGTACTCGAGGAGATCCTCGCGAACCACCCGCAGGACCGGACGCTGATCTTCACGGACGACAACGCGACCGTGTACCGCGTCAGCCGGGAGTTCCTGATCCCGGCGATCACGCACAAGACCCCCATCAAGGAGCGCCACGCCCTGCTGGAGAAGTTCCGCAGTGGCGAGTACCGGATTCTGGTGGCGAGCCGGGTGCTGAACGAGGGCGTGGACGTCCCCGAGGCGAGCGTGGCCGTGGTCCTGTCGGGCACCGCGACGGAACGGGAGCACATCCAGCGGCTCGGGCGGATCCTGCGCCGCGCGGAGGGGAAGGTGGCGGTGCTGTACGAGGTGATCACGGAAGGCACGAGCGAGGAGCGCGTCAGTCAGCAGCGCCGCGGGCAGTGGCAACCCGGCCAGGGGCGCGCCCCATCGAGTTTCGAGGATCTGAATGCTCCCGAATGA
- a CDS encoding DUF790 family protein codes for MLPNDLLLFRVKAGLVEPRRLKPTTLNLTLAETLIGTFEANVGKRRFELDEDLRVLEAGRQDFKVLRGLAHLLSNMGTFEAGSGLDPVLARERVFTLAQEVVPSRRHAAAVLEQAARSLSTEGEVSGEALQASLYADLPDQQTLVAFEPPAPLELIHRYDLAQAQGQLYRATELVITARRNEPARYKQLLKYLKFFGLMATVEGDASYGFSLTLDGPASLFSPTTRYGLGMAKLLPALLHVTKWDLSATLKPRKDLAWVDPGDTEWSFQVTSEDGYVSHYAPPPEYDSALEGGFSERFAKLDTPWTLEREVDLVPVPGGVILPDFRLVNGDRSVLVEIVGYWRPEYLRKKFDLLRKAGRMDVIVCVSERLNLERAGVDPSDFGERLVWFKGVLNPKDVLALAEKYAVAGA; via the coding sequence ATGCTCCCGAATGACCTGCTGCTGTTCCGGGTGAAGGCGGGGCTCGTGGAGCCCCGCCGCCTGAAGCCCACCACCCTGAACCTCACGCTGGCCGAAACCCTGATCGGGACCTTCGAGGCGAACGTCGGGAAGCGCCGCTTCGAACTGGACGAGGATCTCCGCGTCCTGGAGGCCGGTCGGCAGGACTTCAAGGTGCTGCGTGGCCTGGCGCACCTGCTCTCCAACATGGGGACGTTCGAGGCGGGGAGCGGGCTGGACCCGGTCCTGGCGCGGGAGCGGGTGTTCACGCTGGCGCAGGAGGTGGTGCCGAGCCGGCGCCACGCGGCGGCGGTCCTGGAACAGGCGGCGCGGTCCCTCAGTACGGAGGGGGAGGTGTCCGGCGAGGCCCTGCAGGCCTCGCTGTACGCGGATCTGCCGGATCAGCAGACGCTGGTGGCGTTCGAGCCGCCCGCGCCGCTGGAACTCATTCACCGCTACGACCTCGCGCAGGCGCAGGGTCAGCTGTACCGGGCGACGGAACTGGTGATCACCGCACGCCGGAACGAACCGGCGCGCTACAAGCAACTCCTGAAGTACCTGAAGTTCTTCGGGCTGATGGCGACGGTGGAGGGGGACGCGTCGTACGGGTTCTCGCTGACACTGGACGGCCCGGCGAGCCTGTTCTCACCCACCACCCGGTATGGGCTGGGCATGGCGAAGTTGCTGCCGGCGCTGCTGCACGTGACGAAGTGGGACCTGAGCGCGACCCTGAAGCCCAGGAAGGATCTCGCGTGGGTGGATCCGGGGGATACGGAGTGGTCGTTCCAGGTGACGAGCGAGGACGGGTACGTGAGTCACTACGCGCCGCCCCCGGAGTACGACAGCGCGCTGGAGGGTGGCTTCTCGGAACGATTCGCGAAACTCGACACGCCCTGGACGCTCGAACGCGAGGTGGATCTGGTGCCGGTCCCAGGGGGCGTGATCCTCCCGGACTTCCGTCTCGTTAACGGCGACCGGAGTGTGCTGGTGGAGATCGTGGGCTACTGGCGCCCGGAGTACCTGCGTAAGAAGTTCGACCTGCTGCGGAAAGCGGGGCGGATGGACGTGATCGTGTGCGTCAGTGAGCGGCTGAACCTGGAGCGGGCGGGCGTGGACCCCAGCGATTTTGGGGAGCGGCTGGTGTGGTTCAAGGGCGTGCTGAACCCGAAGGACGTGCTGGCACTGGCCGAGAAGTACGCGGTCGCAGGCGCTTGA
- a CDS encoding methyltransferase family protein — protein sequence MTWGACNVLAFIACFGTFTWAMQGGLFRKTSHASPGLTLIRVLGALSMAVHLLTLILARHSNDLHAAAGFVVYMSALTLFAWAARTIWRRRLTLAFAEDEPAHLETCGPYRWIRHPFYAAYLLGWLAGVLATGQPALLATVLAMGALYVHAARQEEGKFARSALNGAYTSYRQRTGMFIPNLWPRKGAHP from the coding sequence GTGACCTGGGGCGCCTGCAACGTCCTGGCATTCATCGCCTGCTTCGGCACGTTCACCTGGGCAATGCAGGGTGGGCTGTTCCGGAAGACCAGCCACGCGTCACCGGGCCTGACCCTCATCCGTGTCCTGGGTGCCCTCAGCATGGCAGTGCATCTACTGACGCTTATTCTGGCCCGTCATTCGAACGATCTGCACGCCGCCGCAGGGTTCGTCGTGTACATGAGCGCCCTGACCCTGTTCGCGTGGGCCGCGCGGACCATCTGGCGGCGGCGGCTCACGCTGGCCTTCGCCGAGGACGAACCCGCCCACCTCGAGACGTGCGGGCCCTACCGGTGGATCCGGCATCCCTTCTATGCGGCCTACCTGCTGGGCTGGCTGGCCGGCGTCCTCGCAACCGGTCAACCAGCGCTGCTGGCGACCGTGCTGGCCATGGGAGCCCTGTACGTCCACGCCGCCCGGCAGGAAGAGGGCAAGTTCGCCCGCAGCGCCCTGAACGGCGCCTACACCTCATACCGGCAGCGTACCGGCATGTTCATCCCGAACCTCTGGCCACGCAAAGGAGCGCACCCATGA
- a CDS encoding class I SAM-dependent methyltransferase → MFTLTTRTRVQASERAVDWDAYAREYDHLLLQNPAYLDVLSLFVSALRRYPSPPGAAALDIGSGTGNLAAVLSHVRPDLHWFLLDPSPAMQRAAARKLTGRTVTPLHAGADDVDLTGVQPHLITLMHSLYTLPDPQGTLRRCAQALPPGGMLILCDIGRPLNVTRWAAYLAHTSVKRQGLRATARLLRATGQVRAQNRAIHAAQRAGCYWLHSPAELRGAVQAAGLDVLEQRLAYRGNSDFLIATRSVEAGRP, encoded by the coding sequence GTGTTCACCCTGACCACCCGCACGCGCGTCCAGGCCTCTGAGCGGGCTGTCGACTGGGACGCCTACGCACGCGAGTACGACCATCTGCTGCTGCAGAACCCGGCGTACCTGGACGTGCTGTCCCTCTTCGTGTCGGCCCTGCGGCGGTACCCGTCCCCACCCGGCGCGGCCGCCCTGGATATCGGTTCGGGCACCGGGAACCTCGCGGCTGTTCTCTCTCACGTCCGCCCTGACCTGCACTGGTTCCTGCTGGACCCTTCACCGGCGATGCAGCGCGCCGCCGCCCGGAAACTGACCGGCCGGACCGTGACGCCGCTCCACGCCGGGGCAGACGACGTCGATCTGACGGGCGTCCAGCCCCACCTCATCACGCTGATGCACAGCCTGTACACCCTCCCCGACCCGCAGGGCACGCTGCGCCGCTGCGCGCAGGCCCTCCCGCCGGGCGGCATGCTGATCCTCTGTGACATTGGCCGGCCCCTGAACGTCACCCGCTGGGCCGCGTACCTGGCCCACACGAGCGTGAAGCGCCAGGGCCTGCGGGCCACAGCCCGCCTGCTGCGCGCCACCGGGCAGGTCCGCGCGCAGAACCGCGCCATTCACGCCGCGCAGCGCGCCGGTTGCTACTGGCTACACAGTCCCGCCGAACTTCGCGGGGCCGTGCAGGCCGCGGGCCTGGACGTGCTCGAACAGCGACTCGCGTACCGCGGAAACAGTGATTTCCTGATTGCCACGCGATCGGTTGAGGCAGGTCGGCCGTGA
- a CDS encoding S8/S53 family peptidase translates to MNQALTAVLIALLLSVARAAIPVEEIYPSQVAPGGLIEITIPPQRDVICRRSGTPLSVWIGSRPYAPACEPLGADWVLTFRLPKPQPETSPPVRDLRLPQEGLQGVVVLPAGERLTASTAATVRNLAILPPGAGVLVIQKNGKRGLFPSNRPFNLSILFAPGFRGSNHSAAVSDQLRRLEESVRDIDLKTVYQPSVGKLFPDGSLCGDTVVQGGQLPDEVKADLGMLIEQAERKYGGSIVVAPDTAKQPPGGQEGQMLRRTEGGNELAWQAIGLAPLVISQRIRPVTVHTIDTFDGTTDNYTHQTQLNGLPYTMRGHGRAIDQLIRTVAPVTSRFEYTPACDAKGTCRVVQIIEGLCQAVAAVRSQAPVIVNLSFATPYDHPILRQAVQEALQAGVAVVTAYGNSDRCALRASSLLDYCNAYPADWTTTMEEKKYPGRLYAVGASEQGNATPQNFQRGEARWSRENGQATITQHRMSVATQPTVLAPAFFWLTPPGMQAQESPSPGAYWGTSFAAPLVTGALVRWVQSGHQGWPTPSQLQCRDARLDLRRITDACP, encoded by the coding sequence ATGAACCAAGCCCTGACCGCCGTCCTGATCGCCCTTCTGCTCAGCGTCGCCCGCGCCGCCATTCCCGTAGAGGAGATCTACCCAAGCCAGGTCGCGCCTGGGGGACTGATCGAAATCACCATTCCCCCACAACGGGATGTGATCTGCCGCCGGTCGGGTACGCCCTTGAGTGTCTGGATTGGCAGCCGACCCTACGCCCCCGCGTGCGAACCACTCGGTGCAGACTGGGTCCTGACCTTCCGGCTGCCCAAGCCACAACCTGAGACATCGCCCCCTGTCCGCGATCTCCGGCTGCCTCAGGAGGGACTGCAGGGCGTGGTGGTGCTGCCTGCAGGCGAACGCCTGACCGCCTCCACCGCTGCCACGGTGCGGAATCTGGCCATTCTGCCGCCCGGCGCTGGCGTGCTCGTCATCCAGAAGAACGGCAAGCGTGGCCTGTTCCCCTCCAACCGGCCTTTTAATCTATCGATCCTGTTCGCTCCGGGTTTCAGGGGAAGTAATCACAGCGCCGCCGTGAGTGATCAACTCAGACGGCTCGAAGAGAGCGTCCGTGACATTGACCTCAAGACGGTGTACCAGCCGTCAGTCGGAAAATTGTTCCCTGACGGTTCCCTGTGTGGGGATACCGTGGTGCAAGGTGGACAGCTGCCGGACGAAGTCAAAGCCGATCTGGGCATGCTGATCGAGCAGGCCGAACGGAAGTACGGCGGCAGCATCGTCGTCGCACCAGACACGGCCAAGCAGCCCCCCGGCGGCCAGGAGGGCCAGATGCTCCGGCGTACCGAGGGAGGCAACGAGTTGGCCTGGCAGGCCATCGGCTTAGCCCCCCTCGTGATCTCACAGCGCATTCGGCCCGTCACCGTCCACACCATCGACACGTTCGACGGCACAACGGACAACTACACGCACCAGACTCAACTGAACGGCTTGCCGTACACCATGCGGGGCCATGGCAGGGCCATCGACCAGCTCATCCGCACCGTCGCGCCAGTCACCTCCCGCTTCGAGTACACACCTGCCTGCGACGCAAAGGGGACCTGCCGCGTCGTTCAGATTATCGAAGGGCTGTGCCAGGCCGTTGCCGCGGTAAGGTCTCAAGCCCCCGTGATCGTCAACTTGAGTTTCGCCACACCCTACGACCACCCCATCCTGAGGCAGGCGGTGCAGGAGGCGCTGCAAGCAGGCGTCGCCGTGGTGACCGCTTACGGCAACAGCGACCGGTGTGCCCTGCGCGCCAGCAGCCTGCTCGATTACTGCAACGCCTACCCAGCCGACTGGACCACGACGATGGAAGAGAAGAAGTACCCAGGACGCCTGTACGCCGTTGGCGCATCCGAACAGGGCAACGCGACCCCGCAGAATTTTCAACGTGGTGAAGCCAGGTGGAGCAGGGAGAACGGTCAGGCCACGATCACGCAACACCGCATGAGCGTCGCCACGCAGCCCACAGTGCTCGCCCCGGCCTTCTTCTGGCTGACACCACCCGGCATGCAAGCTCAGGAATCTCCATCGCCGGGTGCCTACTGGGGCACCTCGTTTGCCGCGCCGCTGGTCACGGGCGCTCTTGTGCGCTGGGTACAGAGCGGACATCAAGGCTGGCCGACCCCGTCGCAACTTCAGTGCAGGGACGCGCGTCTCGATCTACGGCGCATCACCGACGCCTGCCCCTGA
- a CDS encoding flavodoxin family protein, with product MSASILLLYSSARGQTRRVCHTLTASHPDIELVELTPDPPAWPGRYEAVLFASPTYGQGGLHHVWTTHLPQLVEAFTPSPPRLGGLLVLGDQRYHARTFAGAVTAFKPYLQGTALAPLLDRICVLDPRQDRAWEQRCASWVEAIIQDSRGATYDHDRFDRSARR from the coding sequence GTGAGTGCGAGCATCCTTCTGCTGTACAGTTCCGCGCGCGGTCAGACGCGGCGGGTCTGCCACACGCTCACCGCCTCTCACCCTGACATCGAACTCGTGGAACTGACCCCCGACCCTCCCGCCTGGCCCGGCCGGTACGAGGCGGTGCTGTTCGCTTCCCCGACGTACGGGCAGGGCGGTCTGCATCACGTCTGGACGACCCACCTCCCTCAGCTCGTTGAGGCATTCACGCCGTCACCTCCGCGTCTGGGTGGCCTGCTGGTCCTGGGTGACCAGCGGTATCACGCCCGCACGTTCGCCGGGGCGGTGACGGCCTTCAAGCCGTACCTGCAAGGCACGGCGCTGGCTCCGCTGCTGGACCGGATCTGCGTGCTCGACCCACGGCAGGACAGGGCGTGGGAACAGCGCTGCGCATCCTGGGTCGAAGCCATCATTCAGGACTCCAGAGGAGCAACGTATGACCACGATCGATTCGACCGTTCAGCTCGCAGATGA